GAAGATCAGGAACGTCGCCACCGCCGCGGCATTGACGTTGGTGGTGCTTCTGGTGTTGGTGGTCATGCAATCACAACTTCCACGGAGAGTTTTTTGAGCCGGGCAAGATCTTCTGGGGATGGTTTTTGGTCGGTCACTATCACGTCCACGGCGTCCATGGCTGCGACCAAAGCTACTGCGCTGGCGTTCCATTTGCTGCCTGCGGAGGCCACAATCACGCGCGCTGCGGATTCAAGGCCGGCGCGTTTCACGGCCGCGTCATCAAGGTCGTGGGCCAGGAGTCCGTCCTTGAGGTTGAGTGCACACGGGGTCACGACGGCGGTGTCGAACCTGAGCGAGCGGACGTTGGCTTCGGCCATGGGTCCCCGGAAAGACTGCTCGCCAGGGATGAGGCTGCCGCCGGGAAGGATGAGCTGCGGCGCCCGGCCGGAATGGGGCCCTGTCATCGCCTCGACGCCGTGGAGGGACATGGGCATCACCGTCAGTTCCCGCTTGCCCAACCGGCGCGCGATCTCCGTGGCAGTGGATCCACTGTCCAGCCACACATGCTCGCGGTCGTTGATGAGTCCGTCAACAGCCTCAGCAATGCGCGTCTTGGCTTGGTGGTCTTCCAATTCACGTTGGCCGTAGCCGGGGTTGTCTCCGCGTGCCAGTAAGCTGCGCGCGCCGCCGTGGATGCGTTTCAGCACTCCGTTGGCAGCAAGGATCTCCAGGTCGCGGCGAATCGTGGCGCCCGATGCCCCCGTGGCGTCCACGAGTTCATCCACGGTGGCTTGTTCGCGGGTGCGCAGCAGCTCGCCAATGAGCCGGTGGCGGTCAGCAGTTCCCATACTTCAACCGTAGCAATGATTGCGCACTTAATCACCATTGATGATCATTTGCTCATCGATGCTCTCTCACATCCCATGGCTTAAAGCGAAACGCTCCTGCAGCAAGTGCAAGAGCGTTCGCGGAAAACCGGCGGAAGGTGAGTGAGCGTTAGCGGGCGCGCTCCACACGCTTCTCATCCCAGACGGGCTCCTCGGATTCGTAGACCTTGCCGTCAGAACCGAAGATCATGAACCGGTCAAAGGACTTGGCGAACCAACGGTCGTGCGTGACCGCAAGGACGGTGCCTTCGAAAGAGTCGATGGCACGCTCCAATGCCTCACCGGAGTGCAGGTCCAGGTTGTCGGTCGGCTCGTCCAGCAACAACAGGGTGGCGCCGGAAAGCTGCAGCAGCAGGATCTGGAAGCGGGCCTGTTGGCCACCGGACAAGGACTCATACTTCTGTTCGGACTGACCAGCCAAGCCGTACGAATCCAGGGCGCCGGCTGCGGCCTCGCGGGCGAGTCCGGAGCGGTGCTCGTCACCACGGTGCAGGATCTCCAGCAGTGTCCTGCCCAACAGATCAGGCCGGACATGGGTCTGCGCGAAGAACCCGGGCCGTATGCGGGCGCCCAGCTTCACGGTTCCTTCGTGCGGCACTTCAGCAATAACGACGTCGGACACCGGCAGGTGTTCACGCTCCGGATCGGTGCCACCGGTGGCAAGGAGCCGCAGGAAGTGACTCTTACCGGAACCGTTGGAGCCGAGCACGCCCACGCGGTCACCGAACCAGATCTCCGTGGAGAACGGCTTCATGAGTCCGGTCAGTTCGAGTTTCTCAGCCACTACGGCACGCTTGGCCGTTCGCCCACCCTTGAGGCGCATCTTGACGTTCTGCTCGATCGGCAAGGCCTCGGGTGGCCCGGCTTCCAGGAACTTTGCGAGGCGGGTTTGCGCAGCTTGGTACCGGTTGGCCATGTCGGAGCGGAACGCGGCCTTGTTCTTGTACATGTTGACGAGTTCTTTGAGCTTCACGTGCTCCTCGTCCCAGCGCTTGCGGAGTTCCTCGAACCGGGCGTTACGGTCCGCACGTGCCTCCACGTAGGATCCGAACCCGCCACCATGGATCCACGCCGAGGCGCCGTTGATACCCGGCTCGAGCGTCACGATGCGACCCGCCGCATTGTTCAGCAGCTCACGGTCGTGGCTGATGAACAGGACAGTCTTCTTGGACTCGTTGAGCTTGCCCTCCAGCCAGCGCTTGCCGGGGACATCCAAGTAGTTGTCCGGTTCGTCCAGGAGCAAGAGCTCGTCCGGACCGGCAAACAGGGCTTCCAGCACCAAGCGCTTCTGCTCGCCGCCGGACAGCGTCGAGGCACGGCGGAACTGCGCTTTATCGAAGGAGATCCCCAACGCAGCCATGCACACTTCGTCCCAGACGGTCTCGACGTCGTACCCGCCGGCATCTCCCCAGTCCACGATTGCCTGGGCGTACTTCATCTGGGTGGGCTCGTCGTCGTGCTCCATCATGGCCAGCTCTGCGTCCTCAACCGCCTTGGCAGCAGCAGCGAGGCCAGCCTGGGCAGTGGAGACGAGGAGGTCGCGGACGGTTGATTCGTCACGGACCTGGCCCACGAACTGCCGCATGATTCCCATGTTGCCTGATCGGCCCACAACACCTTCGTCCGGCGTGAGGTCGCCGGAGATGATCTTGAACAGCGTCGTCTTGCCGGTTCCGTTGGGTCCGATCAGGGCAGTCTTGGTGCCGTCGGGGACCTTGAAGGTCACCCCGTTGAGCAGCTGGGTGCCGTCGGAGAGGAAGTAGTCGATGCCGGAAACGTCAATATGGGCCACGTTTCAATCCTCCCACGGCACGGTATTAACGCTCGACGGCGACAGTCGGCAACGCTCGACGACGGCAATTTGGGGCGGAACCACCCGCCTAAGGCTTCCTCCGCGCAAAGGCCGGCGCATGCTCGGGGCGCGGGCCGAAGGCGATCATTCGAGCGGGCAGCTTGCCGAACCCGGGGAAATTCCGCGCAACAAAGAGCAACGGCTTGGGAGGTTTCGGCTGCTTACCCGCCATGACCTGAGCAAACACCACACGATGCAGCACCCGCTGAAAGGCCTGGATCATGACCGTGGGAAGCCAACGCCGCTTCTGGACCTCGGCGAGGTGGCCGTCGTCGAGCGTTTCCGTCAGCAACGGCGAGGCGAGCACCCGCGCCGCTGCCACAGCGTCCTGCACTGCCAAGTTGATGCCCACCCCGCCGGCGGGTGACATCGCATGGGCGGCATCCCCAATCAGCAGCAACCCGGGCTTGTGCCACCGGGACAGCCTGTTGAGTTTCACATCAAGCAGGTGGAGGTCGTCCATGGAGGCAATGGTGTCCACACGGTCCGCAAGGTCCGGTCGCAAACTGGCTACCTTGGCGCGGAAAGCCTCCACACCTTCAGCCCTCAACTGAGGATCCGAACCCTTGGCCGCCAAGTACGCGATCTGGTGATAATCCTTCCGGGTCAGGCTCAGCAGGACGTCTGACTTGCCAAAGCGCGGCGCTATGGAAGCCACCGGCTGGTCCTCGCTTGCGGTACGCGGGAGACGGAACCACCAGGTATCAAAAGGTACGGGAAATTCGCGCGGCACCAGTCCGGCCTTCGTCCGGAGAATCGAGCCGCGGCCATCACAGGCCACCGTCAAAGGAGCCCGTAGTTCGCCCCTCCCCACAACAGAACCAGTCCGCGGATCACGGGTTCCGTACGTCACTCCAACCACAGCGCCCGAAGCGTCAGTCAGCAGGTCCGTCGCCTCCGTATTCATCAGCAACGTGAAGGTAGGTTCCTGCCGGGCCGCTTCCACCAGGAAGTTCAGCAAATCCCATTGCGGGACCATGGCCACGTAGTTGTAAGGGGCCTTGAGTCGTCCAAAATCTGCGAGGACCACGGAGTCACCCGATCCTGCGGGCAGCCGGAAATTGCCCAGTTTGCTCTGGGGAAGGGCACGAAAACCTTCGCCGAGCCCCAGCTCGTCCAAGAGCCGGATCGTCGAGGCGTGCACAGTATCGCCCCTGAAATCACGCAGGAAATCGGCGTGTTTCTCCAGCACAGTAACCTTCACGCCGGCGCGGGCAAGCAGCAGTCCCAGGACGATTCCGGCCGGCCCTCCGCCCGCCACCACACACTGGGTATCTGCTGCCATGATCAGCCTCCGGTTCAGCCCGCCGCGGTCAGGAACGACTTCAACAACGGCCCGCTGGTGGTGGCACCCAGCCCGCCCTCTTCAACAAAAACTGCGACTGCCAGGTCCCCGTGGGTCGCCACGATCCAGGCGTGGGTCTTGGGTGGGTTGTCGTTGCCGAATTCCGCGGTTCCGGTCTTGGCTCCCACGGGCACGCCCGGTACCTCTGCCAGGAACCCTGCGTGCCCGGACGTGACCACGGCGCGCATCATGTCGGCCAGGGACGCGGCCTCTTCCTTGGTAATCGGCTGGGTGGACGCCGGTGCAACGCTTGCCGTAGCGGAAGCGGACGACGGCGTGGCGGAGCCGCTTTCGGTTGGGGCAGCAGTAGCGCCGGGGTCCTGCGCGGCGTCGGCGTTTAGCACGAGCTGCGGTGAAACCGGGGCCCCGTTGGCGACGGAAGCGGCCATAACGGCGGCGGAGAGTGGCGAGAAGAGGACCTTGCCCTGGCCGATCATGGAGGCAGCGTGCTCGGTTCCTTCGGCGGCCCCGGGGACCGAGCCAAGGAAAGCATCCGCGCCCAGCTTGGGGGCTTCAACGGCCACACCCAAAGCCTGGGCAGCCGATTCAAGTTGATCCTGACTGACGGTTTCACGGGCGTTGATGAACGCGGTGTTGCACGAGTGCGCAAACGCGTCCCTCAAGGCGACGGAGCCCAGTGATGTTTCGGGGTAGCCTTCGGCGTTCTTGAAGGTGCGGCCGTCGACAGTCAGCGTTGAGGGGCACTCCACCTTGGAATCCGGGGTGGCACCATTGCGGAACATCGCCAGCGAATCAACCATCTTGAAAGTGGATCCGGGTGCGTACTGTCCCAGGAGCGCAGTGTTGTAGCCGTTGCTGCCCGGACCGGAGGCGGCGGCAAGAACGGCGCCTGTTGAGGGCCTGATGGCCACAATGGCGGAAGCCGGTTCGATTCCTGCCAACGTTGCTTCAGCCAACTGCTGAAGCTTCAAGTCCAGAGTGGTCTTGAGCGTGGTGCCCGGCGCAGGAAGGGACGAGAAGAACACCTTGGTGCCGGGGGTTTCGCCGTCGGTCTTTTCAGCCGGGGTGGCCACCACTTCCACGCCATCCTTGCCGCGCAACAGCGAGTCGTACTTTTGCTGCAGGCCGCCGGTCCCCGTGGTGTCACCGGCGCGCAGGGCGCCATTGGATTTCTCGATCTGCTCTGCGTTGGCTTGGCCTACGCTGCCCAAGAGTGCGCGGGCAAAGGTGCGTGTGGGTGCCAGCGCCATGGAGTCCAGGATGCTGACGCCGCCTGCGATCGCCTTGATCTTGGCCTCAGTGATCTCAGCTGTATAAGCGCGGAGGACGAGGCCCTCCACAAAGGCCTGTGGGCCGGAGGCAGCAACCTGCTTGGCATACTCTTCGGCATCCAGGCCGAGCAGAGCTGCCATGGCACGGGCAGAGGCGTCCGCTTGTTCAGCGGGAACCTTGGTCTTGTCGATGCCAACCCGGAAAACCGGGCGGTCCTCAACAATCGGAGCGTCCCCAGCGCCAAGGATCTGGCCGCGCTGGGCGGCAACGGTCTTGACCGACAACGTCTCGCCGTCGGAGAGTTGCGGCGCCAGCAGGGCCGGGCTCCACTGAACCGCCCATTTGTCGCCGGACTTCTTCAGCGTGGCGTCGGAGGTGTACTCCCATTTTGCCGAGCCAATGTTCCAACTGTACTTAAGGGGGAAAGTTGCGGTGTCGCCGTCGAGCTTGACGTCGCCGGAAGCAACCGATGGCTTCGCGCCCAAGCCCTCAAAGACGGCGTTGAGTTCATCGTTGGCCGCGGCTGCGTCCTTGCCCTCTACGGCGAGCGATCCGACGTCGAGCGCTGCCAAGGAGGACGCGAGCTGCTTGGCGGCTCCCTCCGCACCGGCGCGGCCGTCGTCGCAGGCCGTCAATGAACCAGCCATCACGAGCGCTACGAGACCAAGGACAAAACCCTGCTGCATTTTCAGTTTCCCCATTTGGCACATTATGCCCCGTTCCCCTGACAGTTTCTTGTTGTGCCCGGGAAGCGGACAGCCGCCGCCTGCCAGCCCCGGGAAAGGGCGGCAAGCGACGGCTGCCTGGAACCTCAAACTACGGAGCGCAGGTGAACTTGGCATCACCCCAGACACCGTGCGCGCCGTTGATGGAGCCGGACGGGTCCACCACCAGTTCCACGTACGCCACGCCTGTCAGGTCAACAGACACCGATTCCGGAGCGAATCCGGGGGTGTAGGTGCGCGACTGGTACTTGTTCACGCCGTCGGCATTGACCTTGAAGATGATGTTGCCACCGAAGCCGCTCTCGAGACCCACCTGCGAGGTAAACGAGGTGCACTTGCCGCCCAGGTAATACGTGATCTTCGAAGCAGCGTGGACCCCAAGACCCTTGGTGAATACGGGCTGCTGTCCTGTTGCGGGGTCCGTGTAATTGATGGCCAGCGGCTTATCCGGGGACGATGCCGAGTCCTTGTTGGCCACGTTCTTGCCGATCACGCCGTAACCGTTCAAGGCCTGGACCCATGGGGTCTCAGAGGCGTAAACGGAGCCCACCGGAACATCCGGCAAGGGCTGTGAGGTCACCTTCCAGTCGAAGAACTTCACCCGGGTGTCTGTCGGCAACGTGACGGACGCCAACTCCTTGGTGGGGTTCAACCGGACGGTGTTGGAGAACGCCTGATACTTGTACTGCGTGTACTCCGGTGACGGACCGTTGGCGTTGTTGCGACCCTGTTCGGACACCGCCAGAACAGCGCCGTTGAGGACGGACGGCTGCAGCCAGTTGGGGAAGAAGATGGACTGTTTTTCTATGCTCCCATCGGCATATGTCAGGGTCAGGGTGGGGCTGGTGCCGTTGCCCACCGCGGCAGACCCGAGGACTGCCAAGTGCGTTCCCTTGCCCGTAACAGCGATCGTCTGGGCAGAGAGAGCCACGGAGTTGGGTACGTCCGGTCCAACGGCAGGCCAGGTGTAGTCCACCTGTGTCGGCTTTCCGGCATCCACCGTTACTGTGCTCCCGGGACGGACGCCGCCCGCAGGAACCGTAGCGGCAGCCAGCTGCTCGGCAGCGAAGGTGGCTCCTCCGCCGTCGAAGTTTCCGAGGGCCTTGCCCGCAACGGTGGTCACCGAAACGGTGTTGTACGCGGCAGCCAAGGAACCGTAGGCGACATAGATCTGGTTGCCGCCCGTCACCGTTTGCGTGCTGGAGTCAGAAGCAGCGTACGACGCCGACACCCGCACGGTCTGTTGGCCCGCCTTGGCGCTGGAGCCGGGTTTGATGACGAAGGTTGCCGTGGTTGTGGAACCGCCGTCGACCTTGGCGGCAGCGGCACCTGTGGAAGAGACCACGGTCCAGCCTTCCGGGAGCACCGGTGTCAGGACCACGTTGGTCTTGGCCTTGGTTCCGGTGTTCACGAACGCCGCTGTGACAGTGGTTTCCTGATCCTGGAAGACCTGCTGGCCGGTGGTCACGCGGACCTCGGCTGCAGCGGCTTCCTGGCTCTTGCCGCCAAGCGGGCCGGCCTGTTGGAGCTGGACCGTAGCCGTCTGGTTGGAGGAGATGGAGCCTGTCTTCACCCAGATGGTGCCGTTGTTGGCTTCATTGAAGTACCAGCCCGTGGTTGCTGCAGCATAGGCGGCCTGGGTGGAGTGTTGGGCGAGCTTGGTGCCGCCGATCTTCACATCCTTGGGTGCTGCGCCCGCGTGAACCTTGAGCTCGTAGGGGCGGGCCGCTGCCTTGCCGGTGTAGTCGCCCTTCCGCTCTCCGATGGAGACCTTCACGCTGCTGTTGCCCGTACCGGGAGCATCCACAGTGAAGACCTGGCTGGAGGATTTCCCGTCCTTGAATTCGCGGGTGACCTTGTCGTCCTCGTACAGGGTGAATGTGTCCTGGCCCTTGGCGTAGACATCCAAAGTGATCATGGAATCTTCGGGAACCAAGGAAGCATTGCGGGCCACGATGCCTTGTGGGATCACCGCTCCTGCACGAACGAAGACCGGGAGCTTATCCAGCGGCGCGTTGTAGCCGTTGAGGATCTGGCCGCCCTGGTAGAGCTTGCCCGTCCAGTAATCCACCCACTGCTGGCCTTCGGGAAGGAAGATGCCGTTGCGGACATCGGTCTGGGTAAAGACCGGAGCCACCAGGAAATCGGAACCGAGCATGAACTGGTTGTTGGCCTCGGCCCCATAGGACCACTGCTGGTCAGGGAACTCGAGGGCCATGGAGCGCATCATCGAAACGCCGGTGGTGGAGGACTCCTGAGCCAGCGTGTAGATGAAGGGCATCAATTGCTGGCGGAGCTGCAGGTACTGGCGGTTGATGGCCGTGGCCTCGTCGCCGTAGAGCCACGGACGCTTATCTGTCGCGGCCCAGCCGGACATGGAGTAGAGCGCCGGGGCAAAAGCCTTCCACTGAAGGTCACGCACATAGGACTCGGCGGATCCGCCAAAGATGCCGTCAACGTCGCCCGTGGTGAACGCCAGACCCGAGTTTCCGGCACCGGTGAGGGCAGAGACCTGCCAGCGGACGGCGTCGAGGTTTCCTGAATGGTCACCCGTCCACTGCATGCCGCAACGCTGGGAGCCGGCCCAGCCCTCAACCATCAGCGAGGTGCCGCGGGCGTTGGAGTATTGCTCGATCCCGCTGTGCGCAGCTTCGCACCCGGTGAGCGCTTGGCGGTAGCCCTGGCCCACCCAGGCGACGTCGAGCTTGCGGAGCCGAACCCCGGCTTCGCCCACTTCGTATTCCTGGTTGGTCAGGGAGCGCTGGGTCCACAGGCCAACTTTGAGGTCGGTTTCTTCCTCGATGTTGCTGACGGTTTCCGGGAGTTGCTGGTACTCGCAGCCGTAGCCGTCGTTGACCAGCATCCAGCCGGCGGGCATGTCGTTCTCAACGAACTTCCTCGCGGTCTTGATGGCGTCCGGAGTGCGCTGCTTGGCGCCGTCGGGATCGCCGTAGCCGGAGGAGGAATAGCCCGGATTGGAGCGGTTGTAGCAGTCAGCATCGCCGTATTCCAGGGCGTAGACCGGTGGCATCATCGGCTTGCCGGTCAGCGTGGTGTACGCACCCAACGACTGCTTGTAGTCACCCACGAAGTAGTAGGCGTCAAAGCGCTTTTCCTCATGCGTGGTGGTGGGCTGGCCGCCGAAGTTGTAGGAGCCGCGGGCAAACGTGTCGCGCAGGACGCCATAGCCGTTGGAGGACATGTAGTACGGCACGGCGTTGGGGTAGCCGTCGTCGTCCCAGTCAAAGTTCTTGGCGATGTTGATCAGGGCGCCGGTGTGCACGGAGCGCCCGTTCTGCATGCCGCCGCCGATGAACTGCTCCCCATCCTGCTGCGCGAGGTGCTGGGTGGCGGAGTTGGCACCGAAGGTGATGGGCGATGACTCTTCCAGGACCAGCGAACCGTCAGCCCGGATGACGCGGAGCTGGGTAGTGGCTTTATTGATCCCGACGCTGATTTTCGCGGTCTTCAGGATCAACCAGTCGCCGTCGGTAATAGTGGGCGTGACGCCCGGGAACTTGTCCTTGCCCACCACGATGTTGGCGGTCCGGGCCGGATCGCCTTGATCCGTGTTGGCGGGGTCCGTGAACGTTCCGCTGGGGTCAGCTTCCAAGCGGAAGTTGCCGTCGTCCAGGAACGTGACGCGGATGGCGCCCTTTTCGGTGGAAAGGTCTACGACGTTGCCGGCCTGGGTGAAGCCCGTCACCGCGCCGAGAGGTACTCCGGCGGCGTCGACAGGTACTTCGGGGGTGACGGTTTTGATGGCGGCGGGATCGCCGGGAGCCGCATTCGCAGCAGCGGCGAACGACAGAGCGGGAATGGCTCCCGCGAGGAGTAATGAGGCGAGGCCGAGTGAAGCGGCCTTCCTGGCTAACGAACCTTTGGTGGTGCGTCCGGAGCTGTTGGGGACAGCTCCGGACGGACCCAAGGAGGGTGCGGACATGTGGGGCCAACTTTCGACGAGTGACTTTTTGTGATCTAACTCATAGCGAAACGTGCACTAATCGTCACCGCAAAAAGCCCAAAGGTCAACCGTTTCACCAAAATTGACGAGGCCAACCGGCCAGGCGTCAGTGTCCGCGGATGATTCTGCGCTGCGTTGCCACGGCAATGGCCGCCGTGCGGTTATCCACCCCGAGCTTCGAGTAGATGTGGACCAGATGTGTCTTCACTGTGGCCTCGGAAATGAAGAGTTGCTTGGCCATTGCACGGTTGCTCATCCCCGTGGCGAGCAGCTCCAGCAGCTGGACTTCGCGGGCGCTCAACGCCGGGGCAGGATTCCGTATGCGGCCCATAAGACGAGCAGCAACCTCAGGTGCCAGCGCAGTTTGACCGGCGGCCGCAGACAGCACGGCCTGTCGGATCTGCTCGGGCGGAGCGTCCTTGAGCATATAGCCGCTGGCACCCGCTTCCACCGCCGCAAGGATGTCGGCATCGGTGTCGTACGTGGTCAGAATCAGCACTGGCGGCGGGGGAGTTCCGGCCTCGCCCGCCTTGATTTTTCCGGTGGCCGTGACCCCGTCCATGCCAGTGCCCATCTGCAGGTCCATGAGCACCAGGTCCGCCGGCTCCCCAAGTGCGTGGAGCTTGGTCAATTCAGCCAGCGCCGCATCGCCGTCGGACGCTTCAGCAACTACCGTGACGCCGGGGAAGTCCGCCAGCATGGCGCGGAGCCCGGCCCTCACCACGGGATGGTCATCCACCAACAAGACGCGAATTTCGCTCATGACACACCATCATCCGCCGCCAGCGGCACACGAACGGCCACCACTGTTCCTTCGCCAGGCGCCGATTCAATCTCCAGGCTGCCTTCCAGTGCGGCCAGCCGCTCGCGCAAACTGTTGAGTCCGACGCCGGTACCGTCACCACGCTCTGTACCGGCCGCCGTCGACGGCTCAAAACCGACGCCGTCATCGAAAACGTCCAAAGTCACCTCAGTGCCCAGAAAGGACAAGGTCACGACGGCGGCACGAGCGTGGGCGTGTGCCCACACGTTCGCGAGGGAAGCCTGGGCGGCCCGGAGCAGGGTGGTCTGGTACGTGTTCGGAAGCTCAACGGGCGTCCCCACCAGCTGGAACCGGCATCGCAGGGCGGTCCCCCTGGCAGCGGCTTCGGTCTCGGTCTTCCCGCAGAGCCTGCGCAGGGTGTCCACCAGGCCGGACTGCTCCAGATCGGGCGACCGCAGGCCCCGGACAAAACTCCGTGCTTCCGCGAGATTGGTGGACGCCGTGTCCTGGACAATCCTCAACCGCTCCTTGGCCGCCTGCGGATCCCCCTCATCCAGGGCTTTCTCCGCAGACCTGCCCATCAGGATGATGCTGGAGAATCCCTGGGCCAGCGTGTCGTGTATTTCGCGGGCCAGCCGTTCACGCTCAGCCAGCATGCCGGCGTCGTGCTGGGTTTGCGCGAGTTCAGCGCGCGTCCGCCGGAGATCGTCTGCAACGGTTCGCTGGTTCTCGGCTTCCAGGAACAACGCCCGGTAGGCCAGCCCGGTGACCACCGCGAAGACAGCTCCGAACACCGGCCCCAGGACCATGGCCAGCTGCAATCCGCCGCCTGCCGATCCCCGGCTATGAAACCACAAAGCACCCACCAACAGCGCCGTGCTCAGCGCTATGGCAGGGAGGGCAAGCCTCCGGGGGAGCAGGTGAAGCAGCAGGAAGAACAGCGGGAAGGCCACCCAGGCAAAGTCCCCGCTGACCAGCAGGAGCAACAACCAGAGCAGCATGACCACGGCCAACCACCACCGCGCATACGGCGTGGGGTTGAAGCGGGCGGCATCGCCGGAGTGGCGCTTCTCAAGGATAGTGCCAGCGAGATATACCAAGGCCAGCAAGCCAGATAACCCCAGCCCCGCCGCCACGGCCACCGGCGATGGCGCCCCGGCCGTTCCAACTCCGGTCAGCAAGCGAACAACCGCCACCAACAGCAGCACCGCGAAGCCGACGTGCAGGCACACCCGCAGCACGCGGAGGATGGTGGCGGCGCCGGTGGACTGCATGCCTCCCAGCGTATCCCCGGCAAGTCTCCGCAGGCCCCGGATTCGGCGTCCCTGCGGCTGAATCAACCATTCGGATGATCGCCACCCCAACCCCTCGATGCCGTCCGATCCATCCGGCTCCCGATGTGCCGGGGAACCATCGTTGGAATCGTTGTACGTGCCGGGATCAAGCCCGCAATCAAGCAAAGGATTCTGATGTTTCTCGCCATCCGCGACATCCGTTGTGCCAAGGGCCGCTTCGCGCTCATGGGCAGCGTGGTCGCCCTGATCACCTTGCTCCTCGTCATGCTGTCGGGGCTGACGGCGGGCCTGGGCAACCAGTCGACGTCGGCCATTGCGGCGCTGCCCGTGCAGCAGATCGTGTTTGGCGCTCCCGCCGGCGGTGAGCCGAAGGCGTCGTACACCGAGTCGGAGGTTTCCACGACCCAACTCGAAGCCTGGCGGGAACAGCCGGGCGTCACTTCGGCGCAAGCACTGGGAATCAGCCAAACCCGGTTCCAGTCCTTGGACAACGCCGGTGCCCCCAGCGGCACTGCGAACGTTGCGGTCTTTGGCGGTGGGCCCGCCCCAGCCACTGTGGAGGACGGGACCGTCATCATCGGCG
Above is a genomic segment from Arthrobacter sp. YN containing:
- a CDS encoding NPCBM/NEW2 domain-containing protein, which codes for MSAPSLGPSGAVPNSSGRTTKGSLARKAASLGLASLLLAGAIPALSFAAAANAAPGDPAAIKTVTPEVPVDAAGVPLGAVTGFTQAGNVVDLSTEKGAIRVTFLDDGNFRLEADPSGTFTDPANTDQGDPARTANIVVGKDKFPGVTPTITDGDWLILKTAKISVGINKATTQLRVIRADGSLVLEESSPITFGANSATQHLAQQDGEQFIGGGMQNGRSVHTGALINIAKNFDWDDDGYPNAVPYYMSSNGYGVLRDTFARGSYNFGGQPTTTHEEKRFDAYYFVGDYKQSLGAYTTLTGKPMMPPVYALEYGDADCYNRSNPGYSSSGYGDPDGAKQRTPDAIKTARKFVENDMPAGWMLVNDGYGCEYQQLPETVSNIEEETDLKVGLWTQRSLTNQEYEVGEAGVRLRKLDVAWVGQGYRQALTGCEAAHSGIEQYSNARGTSLMVEGWAGSQRCGMQWTGDHSGNLDAVRWQVSALTGAGNSGLAFTTGDVDGIFGGSAESYVRDLQWKAFAPALYSMSGWAATDKRPWLYGDEATAINRQYLQLRQQLMPFIYTLAQESSTTGVSMMRSMALEFPDQQWSYGAEANNQFMLGSDFLVAPVFTQTDVRNGIFLPEGQQWVDYWTGKLYQGGQILNGYNAPLDKLPVFVRAGAVIPQGIVARNASLVPEDSMITLDVYAKGQDTFTLYEDDKVTREFKDGKSSSQVFTVDAPGTGNSSVKVSIGERKGDYTGKAAARPYELKVHAGAAPKDVKIGGTKLAQHSTQAAYAAATTGWYFNEANNGTIWVKTGSISSNQTATVQLQQAGPLGGKSQEAAAAEVRVTTGQQVFQDQETTVTAAFVNTGTKAKTNVVLTPVLPEGWTVVSSTGAAAAKVDGGSTTTATFVIKPGSSAKAGQQTVRVSASYAASDSSTQTVTGGNQIYVAYGSLAAAYNTVSVTTVAGKALGNFDGGGATFAAEQLAAATVPAGGVRPGSTVTVDAGKPTQVDYTWPAVGPDVPNSVALSAQTIAVTGKGTHLAVLGSAAVGNGTSPTLTLTYADGSIEKQSIFFPNWLQPSVLNGAVLAVSEQGRNNANGPSPEYTQYKYQAFSNTVRLNPTKELASVTLPTDTRVKFFDWKVTSQPLPDVPVGSVYASETPWVQALNGYGVIGKNVANKDSASSPDKPLAINYTDPATGQQPVFTKGLGVHAASKITYYLGGKCTSFTSQVGLESGFGGNIIFKVNADGVNKYQSRTYTPGFAPESVSVDLTGVAYVELVVDPSGSINGAHGVWGDAKFTCAP
- a CDS encoding sensor histidine kinase, coding for MQSTGAATILRVLRVCLHVGFAVLLLVAVVRLLTGVGTAGAPSPVAVAAGLGLSGLLALVYLAGTILEKRHSGDAARFNPTPYARWWLAVVMLLWLLLLLVSGDFAWVAFPLFFLLLHLLPRRLALPAIALSTALLVGALWFHSRGSAGGGLQLAMVLGPVFGAVFAVVTGLAYRALFLEAENQRTVADDLRRTRAELAQTQHDAGMLAERERLAREIHDTLAQGFSSIILMGRSAEKALDEGDPQAAKERLRIVQDTASTNLAEARSFVRGLRSPDLEQSGLVDTLRRLCGKTETEAAARGTALRCRFQLVGTPVELPNTYQTTLLRAAQASLANVWAHAHARAAVVTLSFLGTEVTLDVFDDGVGFEPSTAAGTERGDGTGVGLNSLRERLAALEGSLEIESAPGEGTVVAVRVPLAADDGVS
- a CDS encoding response regulator — protein: MSEIRVLLVDDHPVVRAGLRAMLADFPGVTVVAEASDGDAALAELTKLHALGEPADLVLMDLQMGTGMDGVTATGKIKAGEAGTPPPPVLILTTYDTDADILAAVEAGASGYMLKDAPPEQIRQAVLSAAAGQTALAPEVAARLMGRIRNPAPALSAREVQLLELLATGMSNRAMAKQLFISEATVKTHLVHIYSKLGVDNRTAAIAVATQRRIIRGH